The Carassius auratus strain Wakin chromosome 19, ASM336829v1, whole genome shotgun sequence genomic sequence aattgagatgactccccatttaaataaacatgatggtagcggacaggtaggatctaaaccatcttagagcctgctcttgaatacctgtatagttttgtaatcgatctctgagtatgtcatgatctatggtgtcgaacgctgcactaagatcaagtaagactagaaatgagatgcagccttgatctgacgcaagaagcaggtcatttgtaattttaataagtttctgtgctatggtggggcctgaaacctgactgacattattatttatttttataaaaaaagagagcACAATTGAAAAGATAGAATTTTAACAATACTGCATGAAGTAACAAGTAAACGTGTATATGGACTggagtgtgtgtacatttatttatattgttgtgACTGATTTGTGTGTTGATCAGCTGAGAGGATGCAGGCTCGAGTGCTGCTGATCCTGATACTCTCATCAGTATTAATCACACATGCTAAAGGTATGACTGTCTGTCTGATAAATCAAACAGGCTAGAcagaaaattacaattttatatgaTGAAATTATCAAATGCATGCATAGTTATTCATGAACAGTAGCAGATTTGTCTTTCTGTCCACACACAAACCTTCATTGATGACTCCTGTTTGATTTATTCAAACTGAGACATTTGTTCCTCCATTTCAGCCTCGCTCAACCAACACTAATATCTCTGATCCACACAAAGCAGCTGTTCCACCAGATGGCAGTCTGCAGCTCGGATCACTTAACAAACAGTCAAAGCCTGTATGGTGATAGTAATGTTGCTGCACCTTTAACatctaattcattcattcatttagatcAGAGTTTTGCAGACACAAGCtgaaagacatttgtctgtggaTAGTTAGATGTGTTTGTGAACATTTGTCAAAGTCATGGATAGCTGTCCATGCATTTGTTCAGCACATTATATTAACTGATGATTTGCAGTATTACTGAATGTATAAAATAGAATGTAATCAACAAGGGTTTCCATCATTGAATTTTGGgatatcaagtaaaaaaaaatgctggatggAAACACCACGATGTGAATACAATTTCTGACAAAAACAGATAAATCTGTTTCTCTTTAGTGGACAAATTCACATGTGAAACTCCAGCCGATATTGTGATGCTGGTGGACGGATCGGGGAGTATTAGCCAAGACAACTTCCAAACTGTGAAGACCTTTCTGGAAAGATTTGTCAGGTCCTTTGGGGTTGGATCAAACCAAACACGCATTGGTACGTTTGCACTATATGTATTCCCTGTAAGCTGCGCGCGCACGCGGCTGCGCACTTCTTCCACCGCGAACGCGCAGAAGAAATAATGTGCCGCTCACACGCAAAAATGAGTTGGGAAAGCAATTTCATAGTAttttagtaaaaacaaaaaaaattgcaatgatCGGGTTAACCGCTATAAAGTTGATGTCAGAACCGGTGAGTGCGGTTTACAGGTTTCATAGAAAGAGAATGATGTGCCCCTAATCAGTCGCTGTAGAAACCGAATTGGGGACTTCAGTGGACCATGTGGACGAAATAGCTATTATCGAGAGTCAACGCAAACTTAGTGACACGTGAAATAAACGTCCTCATATTTAAAAGAAGAGTGGGCTTGATTAAGTGCTAGAAATTGCAGATGATGGGAACAGAATGGTAACAAAACTCATTGACAGTCCGACACAGGTGTATTGTGCAAACTACACTTCATAGATGTTTACCTATAGAATAATTAATGTtcacgttatatatatatatatataaatttcagaTCATAGTTTCAATGATTCAGTTTGTTTTGATATTATATCAGATTATGtgctaataaataaaagaaataaaaattgacatttttttaatgtcacttGTGCTCATAAAGGCtgtattaattagattaaaattacAGGAAAAAACCAAATATTGTGAACTATTGGGCTATATTGCAATTTCTAATAtttgtttcctattttaatatagtgtactttaaaatatattgtattccTGGTgaagcaaagcagaattttcagcatcaatactctTCAATACTcaaatgtcttcagtgtcacatgatccttcagaaatcattctgatattctgtaTCAGTGTTataactgttgtgctgcttcatattattttttattattgtgctgCTTTGATTAGGCTAATTcaaagttaaaaataacaacatttattaaaaataaaaatctcttctaacaatatatGTCTTTATGGTCCATTTAtccatttaatacatccttgcagaataaaagtatttaaaaaaatacaatagtgtatattgtaacacaaaattagtttttttaataaacacagttctttttaactttttatttatcaaagtatcTTGAAAAATACCACTGGTCTCAAAAAAtcctaagcagcacaactgtttgcaaCTGTTTTGTTCCAAAAGTTTTGATTATAAATTAGCATATCATAATGATTTAttatggatcatgtgacacagaaaattttgctttgatttataggaatagattatattttaaagtatataaaaatagaaaacttttattttaaattccaataatatttcttaaaataattttgtgtaataATAATCAGTATTTTTTATCTAGTAGATACAGCATTGATAAGCTTAAGAAACGTCTTTAAAAGATTgactgattccaaacttttgaatggcaaatGGTATAGGCCTTCTGTAAAAAAGAAATTCTCAGGTAACCTAAAATGTACATCCTATAGTTACATCAAGGGTCAATTAAATAGAAATAGCATATTCACATGTTACTAGATCAGACTCAAGATCAGGAGGTCAGCTACTTTTGCTGTGCTTGTGCTGTATTTAGTGTTAGATTCCCTTTAGATTCAccgtcagtgtttgtgtgtgtgttcaggtttgGTGCTGTACAGCAATGATCCAAACATCGAGTggcatctgaacacacacagcactaAAGAGGCTGTGATCGACGCTGTGAGGATACTACTCCATAAAGGAGGAGGCACACAAACAggttcacttacacacacacacgttggtaTTTGTgctttacagggactctccataggcgtaatagtttctatactgtatacCATATATTCTATCGCCCACACCAACTCTGCACCTTAACCTAAAACTTTCTGCACTTTCTGCATTTtctgcactctcaaaaaaaagaaaagaaattgagTGCAGTGTTAGTTCAGTAAGGCCACGGAGGTATAGGCTGCAACAAGCTAATGCGGTCTAATGTGGGGGGTTCTTCAAGCAGTAATACCTCTCATTATGTTTGGGGGGTTAATGTTTAAGCTCTTGTAAGTTCAATTcatttgggagcaagaacccccataagaaaccataccgccaaagataaattgttcAATAAACTCCAGTAACTTGCCAAAGTACTCCTGTCTGAAATCGAGCGCAGccttagttcagtcaggccacagaGGCATAGGCCAgttgatgcggtcagctgtcaaatagcTCCAATCACTTCCATTGTCCAATTAGACAAGGGACATATATACATGGCACTACTACTCAGTAAGTATGCTCAATGGCTCTCAACCCTCCcttcctccccattataagcatgagcatattactgtgcaccttctggttgtcgtctctttgtttcagatcactaaggctttcgAGTCCCGGTTGGCATGAACCTCACTGAGGTCCACTGAGAGACACTCATTCTCTTAACcaagctacaggatagacgtccaCTGCTACATATACATAATTACCACTGTTtgcttttaaagacattattGAGTGTCTTAATTTTCATGTATTTCCAAGCTGATGGTTccgggggttaatgttaaagctcttgtatgttcagttaatttgggagcaagaacccccataaggaaccatactaCCAAAGGtcaattgtgttcaataaactcaaatataagtaacttgccaaagtggtcctgtctgaaCTCCATGTAGTGTGTTTTTCTAGCCTTTTGAATTGCAGGGACATAGACATTGttcctcataaaccaccttcaCATTGTAATACCGCTGTCACGCCcatcattatacaaatttgtctCCCTCTCAACCATTCAAAAcaggtgcacacaaacacacaggttcACTCATAAAGTCATACTcatatacacactctcacacaaagtTCAGATCTAAATGACTTCAGTCTCACACATCAgttcatatctgtgtgtgtgtttccaggtcTGGCTCTGATGTATATTATGGAGAACAGCTTCAAAGCTGAATCTGGATCCAGACCTGATGTTCCTAAGATTGTGATTCTGATCACGGATGGGAAATCACAGGACGATGTTCTTTCTCCTGCTCAGAGACTCAGAGATGCTGGGATCGAGATGTTTGCTATCGGTAACAGAACAGATCCAGACCTAACTTAAACATGTTATTGTAAATACTTTAGTTAATAGTTTTCTAACTGTGTGAATCTGCAGGAGTAAAAGATGCAGATGAGAACGAGCTGATAGCCATCTCGTCCCCACCGGAGGAGACACACGTGTATTACGTGCCTGACTTCAGCTTGATGTTAGACATCGTGGAGGAACTCAGCAGGAGCGTCTGCGAGAGCGTCTCTGAACTCAACAGAGAGATCAGCGGTGCGTTCCTGAGATCTCTGTTATTTAATGAGCAGGATCAGGAGGTTTAATCAGGAGATGGAGGTTAAGTTTTCAGTATTCAATATGAATTATGGGTAGCAATAAACAGACATTTTCTCcctctgacaaaaataaaaaataatttttacattttcttcaacAAACCTGCTACAGCAACTGTAGCCAGGTTtccattaatgcatttttgtgcatattttctGAAATTGGATGGAAAAAAAGACTGAGAAGTGAATAAAATAACTGATGAGTAACAAAATCTGTGTCCATAGTGAACATTCATACATGTGAAACTCCAGCCATCGCTGATATTGTGATTCTGGTGGACGGATCATGGAGCATCAGCCGTTTTAGCTTCAAAACTGTGAGGAGCTTTCtgggattgtttgtcaaggcctTCGCTGTTGGATCAGACCAAACACGCATTGGTACGTCTGCGGTTTCTTTAGTTCCAACACACAGAACGTTTACATGCAACTAGATCAACAGAAGAAGAGCAGAAGCTTCACTGTGCTTGCGGTGTATTTAGTGTTCACTGTTGGATTATattcactgtgtgtttgtgtgtgtgggtgggggggggggggggggtcttgaaTGCATGTCATTGTACACgactgtgtataatgacatgagtaCTATAACATGAACATGGTTTAGGAGGTTTACACTAAGTGTCCCTGGAAGACCAATGGGTGTAGAGCTAGGGGATTGAAAATGCAGTTTGTACAGtagaaaaaccattacacctatgtaGAATCCCCATTAACCACATATGACCTGTTCTGCCAAATAAGTTACAATgcgcacattaaaaaaaatggaatggaaaATGGTGAGCACAGTAACTCTTAATCACACACAGCTGAGGGTAATGAGCCAATAATCAGAGCATAGCGTGATGGGAACTGAAGTCCACAAGCACCGGGCAATCATCTGGGAGAACTCCCCTCTGGTGGCTGTCCTGGGCACTCCAGCAGATAGCTGGGACATGGCCCCTGCTTTAAGGAGTGGATTCCAGATGCTCCACCAAGCATCAAAAGAATTTCTCACATAGGGGAAGGGGGCCTGGAGACAGAAGTAGACCAGGAGGCCAGGCAAGGGAACACTGCTGCTGAACACTGGAGTGGGTTCATAAGTGGACTCTTGTGTGCTCCCAGACTGGAGCAGGTTCATGAGTAGACTCCTGAGGGCTCTTGGACTGGTGCGAGTTCATGAGTGGACTCTTGAGTTCTCCCAGACTGAAACCAGTTCATGAGTGGACTCTTGAGGTCTTCCGGACTAGTCCGAGTTTATGAGTGGACCCTTGAGGTCTCCCAGACTGAAACCAGTTTATGAGTAGACTCTTGAGGTCTCCCGGACTGGATAGGTTCATGAGTGGACTCTTGAGGGCTCTCAGACTGGACTGCTTAGAGTGGCATCCATGAAGTCTGAAAACTGTGGCATCATGTCCATGATTGCTGGAGATTCTGACATGTCAGGCATCTTATGAAAGTACTCTGGAACAGCTTCCTCTGGAGCAGGCTCTGCATTGACCGGAGTAGAGTTAATGGCCCTCCTCCTCACCTTTTCTTCTCAGTAGGAGTCAGGAGGCAAGGGCTGGTTGGAAAAACCCTGCGGAAGGGTTCTGATTGACCTGGTGTGTCCTGCTGACTACAGTAATGGAGATACCTGACGAAAGCCCAGAAGTCCAGGATCCTAAGTCCCTCCATCTCCCACTGGGAGCAGAGGATAACCAAGGCaaacattaaagaaatatttGAGTGTAGCCTCATTATGATCCAGCCCTACTGCCAAAGTCCAGAACCACTGGGCGAAGCCTCTCACCTCCATCCCCTGCTGGTATAGATGCATCAGCGTCTGATGTCATTGCCATCTGCTCCTTCAGACGTGGGACAAATCTTAAAGCCCAGTTTCAAAAGACTGGAAAACACTCACTAGCTGCTAGATCAGTAATGGCTGCAGTATTCTGTCATAGACTGCTATTGAGGCAATATTGAAGATTGAATAGCAGCTTTATTATAGTCCCAAAACAGAAATCCACATCAAGGCTTCTTTATAGatcctcattttgtacttctGATTCTTGAACAGCTGTCTGCATATGACGGATAACAGAattgagagaaaagtgtttattacatttgaaatatggatattttctaaaaaaaaacacatggatttgCTACAAGAGACCTTTATTTACCCCTCtgaggcatgttttattatggatgcatgcactttatttaacatgttttggactgttaaatagaaacacccgctgactgcaatgatagagcttggaagTGACAGGACAATtattaatataactccgactggagtCTGACAGAAtaaagtcatacacacctaggatgcctcgggtGGGTTTGCCTGTAGCTGGAAATTAGCCTGTGCACATTCACACTCATTCTGGCAGCTCAGGTCAcatacacaagtgtgtgtgtgtgtttaggtttgGTGCTGTACAGCAAGGATTCATGGATCGAGTGGAATCTGAACACTCACAGCACTAAACAGGCAGTGATCCACGCTGTGAAGAATCTGCCTTATAAAGGAGGACAAACACTCACaggttcatacacacacacacacacacacacacaaagcttagTTCTAAACGACTTCATTCTTACAAATCTTTTCacacgtgtctgtgtgtgtttgtgtttccagGTCTGGCTCTGACATATATTCTGGAGAACAGCTTCAAAGCTGAATCTGGATCCAGACCTGATGTTCCTAAGATTGTGATTCTGATCACGGATGGGGAATCACGGGACGATGTTCTTTCTCCTGCTCAGAGACTCAGAGATGCTGGGATCGAGCTGTTTGCTATCGGTAACAGAACAAAACCAGTTACAGTCTTGTAAATATTTAAGATAATGGTTTCTGACTGTGTGAATCTGTAGGAGTGTTGAATGCAGATAAGAAGAAGCTGAGAGCCATCGCCTCCCCACCGGAGGAGACACACGTGTATTACGTGCCTGACTTCAGCTTGATGTTAGACATCATGGAGAAACTCAGCAGGAGCGTCTGCGAGCGCGTCTCTGAACTCAACAGAGAGATCAGCGGTGCGTTTCTGAGATCTCTGTTATTTAAAGAGCAGGATCAGGAGGTTTCTTCAGGAGATGGAGGTTAAGTTTCTCTTGGGGTTGTGTTTTCAGGTGAAAAAGGGTCAGCCGCTCCCAATGACCTTCTGACCTCTGAGTTCACGGCCAGGAGATTCTGTGTTACTCGTCCAGCGGATCTCTAACAGAGCACAAGTGAGTGTGTGATCTAACCAAACTGATGATAAACCATGCTACTGTTTACAGATGAATGAAATATGACATCTAAGGTTTATAATCATTGAGACACAGACAACAAGTGATAAAGACTTTTAATGTCAGATgaagtagagatgctgttgtgatttcttggcgagtgctgcggtgttttcaggagaggtcctctgtgatgtgcacacccaggaacttgttgctgctcactctctccacagtcgcatttatgtttaaatattttaaaattttcattcaatttggcatcaaatataaaatactatggaCAAGTTGAAGGGGTTTCtgtaaaaactatattaatataatataatataacataatataatataatattctttaGCATCTAATACAAATGAGAAATAACTTTCTCCTTTATACAGTCACCAACACAAAACCCACAGAAACGTCCTGAAACGAGCAGAAATTATTCTCCTTCACATCTCTGAATGCTGTGACTGATATCAAACATTTCACGTTCTCCTATTTTCTTCTCACCCAATAAATCTAGGTGACAcaaatgaagatgatgatgatgagcagGAGGATGAAGATGCCATCAGAAGTGCTCCTGTTTGCAGCGTTATGTGACTGTTCtgaaaaaccaacaaaaaaactaatattgtttTATCCTTTCataacttgttgcatctttctttataataaataaaattttaagtgTAAATGAAGTATTTAGATTTTCTCTTAGACTCGAGAAGATCGGCAGAGATCTGATGGAACAGATAATACAGCTCAGTCATGCTAATTATAAGCTCATCTATACAGTCATCACGTCATAATGTACTGTAAAGACTATTATCTAATTAAAAACACATAATATATTTTACCCTTACTGAAATATAGTAATACTACCATTCAAAGACTGGAAAGTAAATTTTGATCTTTCtactgaatcctgaaaaataaaatgtatcacagtttccacaaaaatatcaacattgataataatcagaaatgtttcttgggcagtaaatcatcatattattcatgatttctgaagatcatgtgacactgaagactggaggaatgatgctgaaaatacagcggagcatcacagaaataaattacagtttaacacagattcatACAGAAAACAGcggatttacattagaataatatatcacactttttactgtattctttatttaaaaaaatgcagccttggtgaaaagAAGGGACTTTTACCAACCAGTTTTCCAGTTTCCGCCCTCCTCAATTCTGGGTCAGCTGGCAACTTCATCTCCGGCGCTCTCTGCCGTCAACTCAAACTCACTCCCACAGCAATGCCGTCAGCCTACCAGGTCCACACAATAACTGGAAGGCCTTTGAGTTAAAGATGTGTGCGTTATAGTGTGGGTCTTATCACCCTCCAAACCAGACTACTCCATCAAGAGGAGATCCacctgctggttctggaggaatccaccgctgaTGTCATCCTAGGGTGCCCATGGTTGGAGCAGCATAACCCTGTCATCTAATGGAAGATGGGCGAAGTCCTGAAGTGGAGCAACTCCTGTTTCCAGAGCTGCATCACTGGTTGTCCTGTCGGAGCCAAACCTACCCCGGCACTTCTTGCAGTATGTACCACCTCCATAGAGAGCCCGGTGGAAAATCAATCCATCTACATCCCAACATGCTACGGCCCCTTCAGTGACATATTCTGCCCCAAAcgggcctccaagctgcctccacatcGGTCATGGGACTGTGCCATCGATCTGCTTCCGGGTGAACCAGTGGCTTAAGGAAGGATATATCCCCTTTCCATCCcagaggagaaggccatggaggagtacatcAAAGAGGCACTGGCTCAGGGTTACATTCAtccatctacctcccctgctgcttcgAGTTTCTTCTTTGTGGAGAAGAAGGACGGAGGTTTGCCAATTTTTTTGCGGCCCTGTATCGATTATCGGGCTCTGAACAGTATAACAATATTCCACTATCCACTTCCCCTCGTCCCAGCTGTcctggaacatctccgtggtgcaactgttttcaccaagttggacctccgcagatcatacaacctcatccggatacatgagggggatgagtggaaaactgccttcaTCACCCCAACTGGCCACTTTGAGTACTGTGTTATGC encodes the following:
- the LOC113120204 gene encoding collagen alpha-1(XIV) chain-like, which encodes MYIMENSFKAESGSRPDVPKIVILITDGKSQDDVLSPAQRLRDAGIEMFAIGVKDADENELIAISSPPEETHVYYVPDFSLMLDIVEELSRSVCESVSELNREISVNIHTCETPAIADIVILVDGSWSISRFSFKTVRSFLGLFVKAFAVGSDQTRIGLVLYSKDSWIEWNLNTHSTKQAVIHAVKNLPYKGGQTLTGLALTYILENSFKAESGSRPDVPKIVILITDGESRDDVLSPAQRLRDAGIELFAIGVLNADKKKLRAIASPPEETHVYYVPDFSLMLDIMEKLSRSVCERVSELNREISGAFLRSLLFKEQDQEVSSGDGG